One Myxococcus xanthus genomic region harbors:
- a CDS encoding Crp/Fnr family transcriptional regulator, with translation MALVPATTLKACPLFKGFTDTGIQIFAGVAVTRAFPKGTVLFAEGKTGESLLIVGEGTVRLSGKSAGGEDVSLGEVGSGEPLGELALVQKGERLCTATAVTDVSALEIRAADFQKLLATKPQACVKLLMGIVAHFGQKARDNRDMLRTLIGKAPAA, from the coding sequence ATGGCTCTCGTGCCTGCCACAACGCTCAAGGCGTGTCCGCTGTTCAAGGGTTTCACGGACACCGGCATCCAGATTTTCGCCGGGGTCGCCGTCACGCGTGCGTTCCCCAAGGGAACCGTGCTCTTCGCCGAAGGCAAGACGGGGGAGTCACTCCTCATCGTGGGTGAGGGCACCGTGCGCCTGAGCGGCAAGAGCGCCGGAGGTGAGGATGTGTCCCTGGGGGAGGTCGGCTCCGGCGAGCCCCTGGGAGAGCTGGCCCTGGTGCAGAAGGGTGAGCGGCTGTGCACCGCCACCGCCGTCACCGACGTGTCGGCCCTTGAGATTCGCGCCGCGGATTTCCAGAAACTCCTGGCCACCAAGCCGCAGGCCTGCGTGAAGCTGCTGATGGGCATCGTCGCGCACTTCGGCCAGAAGGCCCGGGACAACCGGGACATGCTGCGCACGCTCATCGGAAAAGCGCCCGCGGCCTGA
- a CDS encoding patatin-like phospholipase family protein: MVLLAATSTAQAQAVPPAPSEAEDSSTPANPVPVDAPPDAQAAPPEAEPGEVPASAVTEDVPAVSPEVPPVPPNGGAFAKDNALVPEGTPFLPLHIEDPARARALAEETERSAPALVVSGGISLGAYQAGFLSTLVRFWSVAQREGAQADLGNPAPRVWTGASAGAVNALLGGLASCDTAFAQPTWSPEQSLFWTVWIDQLDLGRLLPEERNEPPQGTHLFSEPHMQDTLQLILKKAQTTRFKEDCTFAYGITVTNLRGREVPFGEGGPDAQFKLKRVTEKLVVQVMTQGEGKLTARLPFMEGAASASFPHIGVKPKELAYYPALGAQPTGDGGHEVSLSNLLLTPQASGAFPLAFPPVPVEVSFFNQTQWGPLESLKLIDGGVLNNNPVDLAVRLGSRWVERSTSRETTLNRERFPVVYLDQDAVAWDWASPPERPDRSRSPLDEAYFQHLGNVLNAARDSAVLNTLEHDINLSGRIQIPRRTSVLPSEFQFAMMGFFDRRFREHDFYRGMQDAIRFLSTQLTSTRAVDLLVPRAGKERLRDRELRVLNVLGIDSAGFRCVVGNDCTTTPQLGRLRQATNALTQKAEAGQLRKGQVDDLLTVLGDVGYQYSEGVMEGIEATGTREDLIPVRQRVGTAFHSLVTQQRGNLKIPLRPAGAALLDEWLTYSKPHHVWTLSAMRQRGVGVGVELPFLASEQGREDYAYSRNEWRFGAVLSGLGVRDMDQLVPNDTRIRWASLGLYIDCVSDMDGFSGAIPFLDLGPYVRWRAGLGVSAGYLSKPNEWALTVPEARLGVDLAEMVGVRLTMPVYLLKKTEGERRLIRGTPKYFKELGLGVEFLLTRW; encoded by the coding sequence GTGGTCCTGCTCGCAGCCACCAGCACCGCGCAGGCGCAAGCCGTCCCACCGGCCCCCTCCGAGGCCGAGGACTCCTCCACGCCCGCCAACCCCGTGCCGGTGGACGCCCCACCTGATGCGCAAGCGGCGCCACCCGAAGCCGAACCGGGCGAGGTGCCGGCCAGCGCTGTCACTGAAGACGTTCCAGCGGTGAGCCCCGAGGTGCCGCCCGTTCCGCCGAATGGTGGCGCCTTCGCGAAGGACAACGCGCTCGTCCCCGAGGGAACGCCGTTCCTGCCGCTGCACATCGAAGACCCCGCACGGGCCCGTGCCCTGGCCGAGGAGACGGAGCGCAGCGCGCCGGCCCTGGTCGTCAGCGGCGGCATCAGCCTGGGCGCGTATCAGGCGGGGTTCCTCTCCACGCTGGTCCGGTTCTGGAGCGTCGCGCAGCGAGAAGGCGCACAGGCAGACCTGGGCAACCCGGCGCCGCGAGTGTGGACGGGCGCCTCGGCGGGGGCGGTGAACGCGCTGCTCGGGGGACTGGCCTCGTGTGACACGGCGTTCGCCCAGCCCACGTGGTCTCCAGAGCAGAGCCTCTTCTGGACCGTGTGGATCGACCAGCTCGACCTGGGGCGGCTGCTCCCCGAAGAGCGGAATGAGCCACCTCAGGGCACGCACCTCTTCAGCGAGCCCCACATGCAGGACACCCTGCAGCTCATCCTGAAGAAGGCCCAGACGACCCGCTTCAAGGAGGACTGCACCTTCGCCTACGGCATCACCGTGACGAACCTGCGCGGGCGCGAAGTTCCCTTCGGCGAGGGCGGACCCGACGCCCAGTTCAAGCTGAAGCGCGTGACGGAGAAGCTGGTCGTCCAGGTGATGACGCAGGGCGAAGGGAAGCTCACCGCCCGGCTGCCATTCATGGAGGGCGCGGCGAGCGCGTCGTTCCCCCACATCGGGGTGAAGCCGAAGGAGCTCGCATACTACCCGGCGCTGGGCGCCCAACCAACGGGCGACGGCGGACACGAGGTGTCCCTGTCGAACCTGCTGCTCACGCCGCAGGCCTCCGGGGCCTTTCCGCTCGCGTTCCCGCCTGTCCCCGTCGAGGTCTCCTTCTTCAACCAGACGCAATGGGGGCCCCTGGAGTCCCTCAAGCTCATTGACGGCGGCGTGCTCAACAACAACCCCGTGGACCTGGCGGTGCGGCTCGGCTCGCGGTGGGTGGAGCGCAGCACCTCGCGAGAGACGACGCTCAATCGCGAGCGCTTCCCCGTCGTCTACCTGGACCAGGACGCGGTCGCCTGGGACTGGGCATCACCGCCCGAACGGCCGGATCGCTCCCGCAGCCCCTTGGACGAAGCCTACTTCCAGCACCTGGGCAACGTGCTGAACGCCGCGCGCGACAGCGCCGTGCTCAACACGCTGGAGCACGACATCAATCTGTCGGGCCGCATCCAGATTCCTCGCCGCACGTCCGTGCTCCCGTCGGAGTTCCAGTTCGCGATGATGGGCTTCTTCGACCGGCGCTTCCGCGAGCACGACTTCTACCGTGGCATGCAGGACGCCATCCGCTTCCTGTCGACCCAGCTCACCTCGACGCGCGCCGTCGACCTGCTGGTGCCTCGCGCCGGCAAGGAGCGCCTGAGGGATCGTGAGCTCCGCGTGCTGAACGTCCTGGGCATCGACTCGGCCGGCTTCCGCTGCGTCGTGGGCAATGACTGCACGACGACGCCGCAGTTGGGGCGGCTGCGTCAGGCCACCAATGCCCTGACGCAGAAGGCGGAAGCGGGACAGCTCCGGAAGGGACAGGTCGACGACCTTCTCACCGTGCTGGGCGACGTGGGCTACCAGTACAGCGAAGGCGTCATGGAGGGGATTGAAGCCACGGGGACCCGAGAGGACCTCATCCCGGTCCGCCAACGCGTGGGCACCGCCTTCCACAGCCTCGTCACGCAGCAGCGGGGCAACCTCAAGATTCCGCTCCGTCCCGCGGGCGCCGCGCTCCTGGACGAGTGGCTGACGTATTCGAAACCGCACCATGTCTGGACGCTCAGCGCCATGCGCCAGCGCGGTGTGGGTGTGGGCGTGGAGCTTCCGTTCCTGGCGTCCGAGCAGGGACGCGAGGACTACGCCTACAGCCGCAATGAGTGGCGCTTCGGCGCCGTGCTGTCCGGGCTGGGTGTGCGGGACATGGACCAGCTCGTGCCCAACGACACCCGCATCCGTTGGGCCTCGCTGGGCCTCTACATCGACTGTGTCTCCGACATGGACGGCTTCTCCGGCGCGATTCCGTTCCTCGACCTGGGGCCGTACGTCCGGTGGCGCGCCGGACTGGGCGTTTCCGCGGGCTACCTCAGCAAGCCCAATGAATGGGCGCTGACGGTCCCGGAGGCCCGCCTGGGCGTGGACCTGGCGGAGATGGTGGGCGTGCGCCTCACGATGCCGGTCTACCTCCTCAAGAAGACGGAGGGAGAGCGGCGGCTCATCCGAGGGACGCCCAAGTACTTCAAGGAGCTAGGCCTGGGCGTCGAGTTCCTCCTCACGCGGTGGTGA
- a CDS encoding DedA family protein yields the protein MQELLTNLLGDSQGVFAYATVFGILVACGLGVPLPEDISLILGGFLAHKGAANLSVMMVVGFAGIIVGDSLIYLAGRRLGGRLGREGGGGFFARIVTPEKRAKVEGLFVKHGQKIVCIARFMPGVRAVTYFTAGSVGMSYWRFIFWDGLAALLSAPVFIWLGFHFGGELDTMISKFKEGQFAVMGVLAVAAIGYFVWRRRQAAQRAQAAAIVEPVAVPALVHESVAAPLRPQVSSTGDALFVAAPEQAAADSSHELQKS from the coding sequence GTGCAAGAACTTCTCACCAACCTCCTCGGCGACTCTCAGGGCGTCTTCGCCTATGCCACGGTGTTCGGCATCCTGGTGGCCTGCGGACTGGGTGTCCCTCTGCCGGAGGACATCTCCCTCATCCTCGGGGGCTTCCTGGCCCACAAGGGGGCCGCCAACCTATCGGTCATGATGGTGGTCGGCTTCGCGGGCATCATCGTTGGCGACAGCCTCATCTACCTCGCCGGCCGCCGGCTGGGTGGGCGGCTGGGGCGTGAAGGCGGCGGTGGCTTCTTCGCCCGCATCGTCACACCCGAGAAACGCGCGAAGGTGGAAGGCCTCTTCGTCAAGCACGGCCAGAAGATCGTCTGCATCGCCCGCTTCATGCCGGGCGTGCGCGCCGTGACGTACTTCACCGCGGGCTCCGTGGGCATGTCCTACTGGCGCTTCATCTTCTGGGACGGCCTGGCCGCGCTGCTGTCCGCGCCCGTGTTCATCTGGCTCGGCTTCCACTTCGGTGGCGAGCTGGACACGATGATCTCCAAGTTCAAGGAAGGGCAGTTCGCCGTGATGGGCGTGCTGGCCGTGGCCGCCATCGGCTACTTCGTGTGGCGCCGCCGGCAGGCCGCGCAGCGCGCCCAGGCCGCCGCCATCGTGGAGCCCGTGGCGGTTCCCGCGCTGGTCCACGAGTCCGTGGCCGCGCCGCTGCGTCCCCAGGTGTCCAGCACGGGCGACGCCCTGTTCGTCGCGGCGCCGGAGCAGGCCGCCGCCGACAGCTCACACGAGCTGCAGAAGTCGTAG
- a CDS encoding gamma carbonic anhydrase family protein, which translates to MPQRPFRGVSPRVHPGCFVDDSAQLVGDIEVGEDSSIWFNCVLRGDVNPIRIGKRTNVQDLSLIHVTSGRSATTVGDDVTVGHHVILHGCTIGNRVLVGMGATVMDDAEVGDDCIIGAGALLTPGTKIPPGSLVVGSPGRVKRPITETEREFLLMSAQHYVLLAAEYHTDR; encoded by the coding sequence ATGCCCCAGAGGCCATTCCGAGGTGTCTCCCCCCGCGTCCACCCGGGCTGCTTCGTGGACGACTCCGCCCAGTTGGTGGGTGACATCGAGGTGGGGGAGGACTCCTCCATCTGGTTCAACTGCGTGCTGCGCGGGGACGTGAATCCCATCCGCATCGGGAAGCGCACCAACGTGCAGGACCTGTCCCTGATTCATGTCACCAGCGGCAGGTCCGCCACCACGGTGGGGGACGACGTGACGGTGGGGCACCACGTCATCCTCCATGGGTGCACCATCGGCAACCGGGTGCTGGTGGGCATGGGCGCCACCGTGATGGACGACGCGGAAGTGGGGGACGACTGCATCATCGGCGCGGGAGCCCTGCTGACGCCGGGCACGAAGATTCCCCCAGGCTCCCTGGTGGTGGGCTCCCCGGGCCGGGTGAAGCGCCCCATCACCGAGACGGAGCGTGAGTTCCTCTTGATGTCCGCGCAGCACTACGTGCTGCTCGCGGCCGAGTACCACACGGACCGCTGA
- the miaB gene encoding tRNA (N6-isopentenyl adenosine(37)-C2)-methylthiotransferase MiaB produces the protein MKRYFIHTFGCQMNVNDSLRMSEVLSQMSYAPTPVPDNADLIILNTCSIREKAEDKMLSALGRYKPVKASRGALIGVGGCVAQQEKDKLLKKVPYLDFVFGPDNIARLPDIIGRVSAERERVVETAFVNSEEYVFPRADPETSRGKVTEFVTVMKGCDNVCSFCIVPHTRGREVSRAFPDVLVEVADLAKVGVREVTLIGQNVNSYAGGISFAQLLLRTAEVPGIERVRFTTSHPHDLSDELIEAFRVQPKITPHFHLPVQCGSDRILKMMRRDYTVVQYLERLAKLREARPGIAVTTDIIVGFPGETEEEFEMTMQLTEQVRYDNQFSFVYSPRPKTGAALREKDWGPVPHEVKIARLERLQKLQRRISGEITAALVGSEVEVMVEGHSRYDATKRFGRTPENRTVNFDGDAPAGSFVTVKVERATPNQLAGKQVALLKPPTVEPLPVPMAEAPFHVVAEA, from the coding sequence ATGAAGCGCTATTTCATCCACACCTTCGGCTGCCAGATGAACGTCAACGACTCGCTCCGCATGAGCGAGGTGTTGAGCCAGATGTCCTACGCGCCGACGCCGGTGCCGGACAACGCCGACCTCATCATCCTCAACACCTGCTCCATCCGGGAGAAGGCAGAGGACAAGATGCTGTCCGCCCTGGGGCGGTACAAGCCGGTGAAGGCCAGCCGTGGCGCGCTGATTGGCGTGGGCGGGTGCGTGGCGCAGCAGGAGAAGGACAAGCTCCTCAAGAAGGTGCCGTACCTGGACTTCGTCTTCGGCCCCGACAACATCGCGCGCCTGCCGGACATCATCGGCCGGGTGTCCGCGGAGCGGGAGCGGGTGGTGGAGACGGCCTTCGTGAACTCGGAGGAGTACGTCTTCCCGCGCGCCGACCCGGAGACGTCCCGCGGCAAGGTCACCGAGTTCGTCACGGTGATGAAGGGCTGCGACAACGTCTGCTCGTTCTGCATCGTGCCGCACACGCGTGGCCGCGAGGTGAGCCGGGCGTTCCCCGACGTGCTCGTCGAGGTGGCGGACCTGGCGAAGGTGGGCGTGCGCGAGGTGACGCTCATCGGCCAGAACGTGAACTCGTACGCGGGCGGCATCTCCTTCGCGCAGCTCTTGCTGCGCACCGCGGAGGTCCCCGGCATCGAGCGCGTGCGCTTCACCACCAGCCACCCGCATGACCTGTCCGACGAGCTGATCGAAGCCTTCCGCGTCCAGCCGAAGATCACCCCGCATTTCCACCTGCCGGTGCAGTGCGGCAGCGACCGCATCCTCAAGATGATGCGCCGCGACTACACGGTGGTGCAGTACCTGGAGCGCCTGGCGAAGCTGCGCGAGGCGCGGCCGGGCATCGCCGTCACCACGGACATCATCGTCGGCTTCCCCGGGGAGACCGAGGAGGAGTTCGAGATGACGATGCAGCTGACCGAGCAGGTCCGCTACGACAACCAGTTCTCCTTCGTCTACAGCCCGCGGCCCAAGACGGGCGCGGCCCTGCGCGAGAAGGACTGGGGTCCGGTGCCGCACGAGGTGAAGATTGCCCGCCTGGAGCGGCTGCAGAAGCTGCAGCGGCGCATCAGCGGCGAAATCACCGCGGCGCTCGTGGGCTCGGAAGTGGAGGTCATGGTGGAGGGGCACTCGCGCTACGACGCCACCAAGCGCTTCGGCCGCACGCCGGAGAACCGCACCGTCAACTTCGATGGGGACGCCCCCGCGGGCTCCTTCGTGACGGTGAAGGTGGAGCGCGCCACGCCCAACCAGCTCGCGGGCAAGCAGGTGGCCCTGCTCAAGCCCCCCACGGTGGAGCCGCTGCCGGTGCCCATGGCCGAGGCGCCGTTCCACGTCGTCGCGGAGGCGTAG